The window CCACTTATTCACTCTCCCTGAAAAAACAGTATATTCAGTAAGAGAAAAACTAAACCTAAAAGGAAGGAGTAGAATGTAGAAAGCAACAGGGAGCAAATTACTCTGTAAACATCTTGGTAAATCTGTTATCACTGAACGTATGAGAAAAAATTACTAATTACTAAGGGGCTTAAAAAGGagataaaataaaaggaagatgtGAAGAAGATCAAAGTTAAGGTATTTCAAGGTTCAGGAAAAGGAAATATGCATTATTAATTTTTGACTTTTGTTAAGAAGGCAATGttaaaaaaaggattaaaaaagaaGTCACAAATGTctttttattcaatctgcattATTGTGATTATGACTTATTTGAACTCATTTTTATCTTCAAATTTTGAAGATAATTTATATTTACCCAAAATACTTGGATCAAAGAGTAATCATACTGCAAGCTGTAAAATATTTAGACTTCACAacagaaaaaacatttttaagcCCAATTATGACAAAATTTACCCAAAAAGGAGGCACATTACCCACAATGAAATGTCACTGAGACAGATTTGTCTCAATTGTTTGAGGGATAAAAATCACACATTCTCATCTGTGACAGACTGCTCATCACCACCATCTTGTGGGCAAGGAAGCAATAACAAAATATAAGCCCAGACATCttcaaaaataagggaaaaaccAAGTACCACGTTTCATCAAACCTAAGACACCATTAAGACATGTAATCATTTCTGGTGCCACTAAGAGAAATACTGCCAACTCAACTATGACACTGTTGACTATAAGAAGCATTCCAATTTTAAAGATGTTAAAATGTGGCACACTAATATTCACCTCCAGGTTTGATCAGTGTTAGAATGCAAACAAGAAGAAAGCATCTTAAACTGCAGCACAAGAATTTTCAGGAAGCACTTAAGAGTCAACTGAGTCTGGAtattaaaagaaatgcaaatatctCATTCTGAATTCCTTGAGGCATTAATTTTTGGTAATTTAAGAACTGACTTATATGTAATGTTGGACTTTAATAACTTCTAAGATTCCTCTTAGCTTTAAAATTCTTTAAGATTTTAATAATCCTACATGTCATTAAATTTGTTCTCAGAGTAAATGCGAAATTTAATACCAATGGTAATAAGAGTTAAAACTTCCCACTCTGAGAATCACTTTTTAAACATGATCTGTATAACCTTCACAAAAGCACCCCAGAACTGGCCGACCCCAAGGTTCATACTCTTTCCACTCCAGCATCCCCGTGCTCCCTCCCAAGTACCACCAAAGCGGCCGCCAGCATGGGTGGCCTCAATACAGACTTCAGACAGACCCACTTCATTCCCTCCTACTTACCTGGCTGAAGCCTTAAACCGCTCTAAGAACTGAAGCCGCAGGCTCTCATGGCCAGGGAGGTCAATCAAGGTCAGGCTATTACCCTGAGGATGGCAAAAATAACAGTAATGTTTGAGTCCAGCTCCATGTTCACAACACTGACATTTAGTTTCAGACTTCAGGTACCAGACTTGCACATAATTAATTAAAGACTCAAACAAATGTTCACTGAGTATCTTTGACTTACAAATTAGTCAAGTTGAGATAACAGTGAGCAAAAACAGACATGGTCCCTATTCTGTCAGGGCTTACAATATAATGAGGAAGATCAACACAGTGGAAAATTACACATACATCTGAAATTACAACTTTGACAAATGTTTTGAGGGTACATAAGAAAGCTGACCCTGTCTGGGGAAGTTAGGGAAGTGTGGTCCATCTGAGGCTAGAAGACACACCAGTATGGTTAAACACAAAAACAGTAACAAACATTCACAAATTAAATCATGTAATTCAGGAACCTAAAATTTATCATGTAGCAGGATACCACTCATTACGGGGGATCCCAATCTTTATAGCACCCAAGCACCTTTTTAccatttctactttttaaatacTTGTCTAGCAGATACGCCATTTATTTGTTCTACTCTATCAAATGTTTGTGTCACTTCTTGATCCAGACTGCCATCACTGAAACCTAGGAGTTGTGACCCCATCATCAAGCAGCCCATTATGCATCCGCCTAAGTCCTATTCACCGCTACAGGCCTTCCTCCCTGCCGCCACGTTCAGCGGAGATGTCAGGTGTGGCTATGCTCGGTAAGCCTCTCTGACGTGGCCCTGGCACCTGTCTCAGACCCGCCGATCGTTGCTCAGATGTTCTACTTTGTCCACAGGCAACAGGAGGGACTCCGCATCATGCCACCGGGATTCATCATGACCTTCCAGTTTGTCTGTGCAACCCCTTTATGTGTCTAATTAGCTTCTTTGTTTCTTCCAGGGATCCCAGGTGGGGACCTACTGCTCCATCTCAAAATCAGTTTATACACTATAAGCAATCCAGAAGATTCATTACTATCTAGATAGAGACTAGATCTAAATCAtaagggggtgggaggagggaggaaaaaaggaaaaatcaactATTAAATGTTCTAGAGCAGCACTGTGCAATAAACATAGTGCAATGcatgtgtaattttaaattttctagtaggcatattaaaaaagttaatatatgaacttaattttaataatatttatttcatCCTGTAtagccaaaatattatcatttcaacatgtaataaaaaacaagaaattattaacaagatattttacattcttttttttcatactaagtcttcaaGATCTGGTGTGCATTTTATACCTAGACCCattataaaccaaaacctgttgtcactgagtcaattccaactcatagcaacccatatgatttccaaggagcagctggtagattcaaactgctgaccttccgttaccagcctgagctcttaaccactgcgccaccatagCACACCTCAATTTGGACTAGCCATGTTTTGGGTATTTAATACCCACACATCCTTAGTGGCTACTGTACTGGAAGGCACAGGTCTAAAGTATACTCTGGAATACCCcccatataaaaaaactaataccaAAAACCTGAATGAGCTCCTAAACCTGAAATTTCAAAATCAGATTCCTTGGAAGTTTAAAAAGGACTGGACCAGAAAGAGTACCATTATTGAAAAAGGCAAAATTTTCTCAAAGACATTTAAAGGAACGTCCCTTTATCTTTGCTTTGCTTACAACGTTTAATTCTTGAGGCACCACAGAGGAGGTGGGGGGAACCAAGGAGAAGGCGAAAACGTCTCTAACATCGTTCTAATTCATCCACTCCTCTATCCACCCAGCCCTCGCTCCATCACTCActcaccaaatatttattaaacattatAACCAACTTGGCGGATACTGCCTACATTCTGGAGCTACCAGAGCTCCGTTGTGGAGCTAGACAGGCATATAAAAAGTCTTTCCATGATTCTTTTTTGATATTTTTGAAATATACTCATATATACTCTGCAGATATGCATTACAGCATTGTCTGTAAAAGCAAAGATAACAACAAAACTAAATGGCTATTAATTGGGCTCTGATTAACTAAAAATTTAATTGTATAGCACAGCCACACAATGAAGTACTATGCAGCTCATAAATGAACCAGGTACTAATGTGCAGGGAAATTCCAAGCTGTATCAGCTAtagctttaaataaaaaaaaacaagggggCAGAACagagtgttaaaaaaaattagaggaaatAGATACACAGAAGTTTGTATATGCGCAGAACATCTGGAGGTTACACATGAAAAGGTTAACAGTTATTGCTTCTAAAGAGGGAACCTGGGCAATGGGGCGGGGGAGGCAAAATTACTTTCCAACAAATATTCTTAGCCTTGTGAATTTTTGTCCCATGTACATGTATTACCCATTTAAAACATGAATGAAAAGCAAAAGCTTAACATCCACACTTAAGAACTCATACTAAAGTTGGAAacacacagaaacaaaaaaataagactaaaatgTGATTCAGCATCAATGTGCCTAAAGTACAAGAAAACAGAAGTGGGCTTGATTAAATCTGCAGCACATGTGGTCAAGAGGAGAATCTGTCACACAAACTACATTTCTCCATAAAAATAAGTTACAAATGGCACCCACAACCTCAGACTAATTCATCCTGGAACTGCACTTACTGACCCCAGTAAAGTAACACCGTCAGATTCTAACACTCCACAAACACCTTACCCTGTTACTGTTGACTCTGTACACAGCCGAGCTATCAGTGATGGAAGTCTGCGTATCTCTGTAAAGGCCTGTTAACAACTGTGAGAAACGACATGGGAGATATCAGAGTAAACGTAATAGCAAACCTAAAAGGCATACTATTGCTCTAGCTCTTCCAGATGTAAAGTCATATAAATGAATGCTGCTTGTAACAcctaattgtttttttgtttgcttgtttgaacCTGTAGAACAATCTAATTAATTGCAAATTTCATTTCCCTCTTCcactaggaggaaaaaaaaaaaaatgatattattTTCAAACTAAGGTTAGTGGCAAAATTTACTgaccttccataaatatttttaactatCAAAAATTAGAGAAAGAAAGCTAATAGAGATTACTTCTTTAGTGGAAAAGAAACAATTTAGACTCTCAAAGGGAAGTGTAAAAAGGAGAAAGCCTCTCCTGTTATTTGTCATAgtaccacaaacacacacacatgcacagaattAAAAATACTAGACATATTAAATATTAGTAAAAATAAGCCTAAGTAGTCAAATATGTCAAAGAAAAATAccctttaaaaaaactttttttgatAAGCTTCTCAGAAGTTAGTTATAAACTATATACAGGTCATCCTTAGCCAGAGGATGAAACTAAAAAACCCattccccattgccatcgagtcaattctgactcacagcgaccctataggacagagtagaactgccccataggctttccaaggagcacctggtggatttgaactgcccacattttggttagcaactgtaactcttaaccactaagccaccagggtttccaggatgaaACTAGTTACATAAAACCCTTAAATGTGATTAAGGACTAAATGTCAGCATTTGGCAAGTTTGAAAATAGAAATGGTCAACAAATTCCAGTTTATGGATTTTCCAAGAGCCTTTCTGTCCTCCCAAGTGTGTCAAGAATTAGCTCCCAAATTTGCTGGCATCggtttttttgtttcgttttgtttttcatttagcATGAGCTCTCAGGAATACTGGGATACCCTAAAATCTTCTATTAAGTTTAACAGAGGTGTAAATCAAAAAACACTTACCCTGACAAACAGCAACGTTTTCCCTGAGTCACACAGGCCAACAAGAAGAACAGCTCTCTGACTGCTCCTTCTGCTCCAGATGAACTTCCAGAATACTGCAGAATAGACagaaaaaacaccaaaatattaTGCCTTGATTATCAAGGGTCTGCATGTATGGTTGGGGTGGGGAAATTAACATAGTCTACATAAAAATACCTCACTCTACTGGAACATAACTTTTTTTGTTCTCCCCACCATTataattgttactgttgttgtcagGGACCCATTATATACCAGTTACTGTCAACTTTTCTGTGTCTGCACCAAAAAAAACCGAAACCCAAATCTactgtcatggagttgattccaacttatagccaccctatagaagagggtagatctgccccatagtttccaaacctgtaatctttagggaagtaggCTACCACTTCTAACtgctgcagagcggctggtgggttccaaccgccaaacttttggttagcagccaagcgcttaaccactgcgccaccaaggctccttccccGATTATGGACTACTCAAGTGCAATCTTGGAACCTTTGTGTCCCCGATGCCCAGCTCGCAAACTCAAGGAGCTCAAAGGTGGTGTAAAGAGCCTATAAATCTTCGCAATTAAGAGGAGTGGAAGGTGGGAACAGGCAGAGCCGGGGCCGATAAAGGAAGAGTAACCCGTGCCATAAGGGCTAGGACGTCCCTCCGGAGGTCGCCGAGGATCACCCTGTAACGCAGCGCACAGCTCAGGCGGTGGGCTGGGGCGGCCCGATGGGCGAGCCTTCCTCTTTAGCTGGCCCGAAAGCCCTGAGCCCGCGCCTGCGGCAGCTCGGCCGAAGCCCGGCCACCCGCCCCGCACCCGCCGTAGCCACCGGCGGGCCTCTCACCCAGCGTCAGCAGCACGGCGAGAAGCGCCACCACTACTGACAGCAGCGTCGGGTCTCTCTGCTGCAGCTCCTGCCGCAAGGAGTCCAGGTAGGGCTGGAAGGCTCCTCCAGCACCGCCGCCATCTCTGACCTGCTGCGACTCCGCGGAAGCCATGAAGACCGTGGTCTCCTTTAGCGGAGCGTGGTCTCTTTTCGCCGCATCAGCGACGTGGCTCTGAGCTCTGCGCAGGCGCAGGCGTAGGGAGCGATGTCTCACGGGAGTGGTAGTTCCGAAGTCCTATTTCCTCCTTCGGGCTGCCGGGATGCCAAAGGGCTTGTTGGGAGTTGTAGTTCTCTGTGACACCGTGCTGCTGCAGAACTAGGGGACGGGAACAGGGTTTTGATGggcgccaaaaaaaaaaaacagaaacacattGGCA of the Loxodonta africana isolate mLoxAfr1 chromosome 26, mLoxAfr1.hap2, whole genome shotgun sequence genome contains:
- the SRPRB gene encoding signal recognition particle receptor subunit beta isoform X1, yielding MASAESQQVRDGGGAGGAFQPYLDSLRQELQQRDPTLLSVVVALLAVLLTLVFWKFIWSRRSSQRAVLLVGLCDSGKTLLFVRLLTGLYRDTQTSITDSSAVYRVNSNRGNSLTLIDLPGHESLRLQFLERFKASARAMVFVVDSAAFQREVKDVAEFLYQVLIDTMGLKNIPSFLIACNKQDIAMAKSAKLIQQQLEKELNTLRVTRSAAPSTLDSSSTVPTQLGKKGKEFEFSQLPLKVEFLECSAKGGKGDSGPADIQDLEKWLAKIA